The sequence below is a genomic window from Dromaius novaehollandiae isolate bDroNov1 chromosome 7, bDroNov1.hap1, whole genome shotgun sequence.
GAGATACCCCAGTAGAAACATCACTCATCTGTGGCACTGGGTCAGGATAACTTTTTAAGTACCAGCAAACAGTGATGcttgaaataaacaaaacaaaaataataataaaaagaaggcTGCCTATCTTGAGGCTGGGGATAGAAGCTAGTGTTTGGAGTAGGTTCACAGACTTACCAATGTTCTTAGGAGCAACCCCTGGGCATTTGATTGTTTACAATCTTCTGCAATGTGCACCGGGCTTTCATACATCATTGCCAGAGTCAGATCACTGGCTCAGCCTCTGAGGCTACAAACTTCCTCAAAAACTTGAAGAAGTGGCTCTCTTTCTGGGCTAGAACACCCACCCCCAGCTCTAATTTGAAGAAACACTAGGTAGATACAGCTGATCAAGAATGATACAGTGTATGTCAGGAGCACAGTTTAAATGGATGTTTTGATTGGTATTGGAAGTCATTGGAAGGAGTATTGGAAGAGGGAACATGTATGTGTACTCAGGATATACTTACCTGCTACAACAGGAAACCTTCTGCAGCAGTAAATAGGCACCACAGATATGCAGAATCAAAGCACAAAGAAATTTCAAGAAGACTCCCACCACTTCCAGCCTCATCCCATTCCCAGACAAGAGTAACCACAGATTGTTTAGCCAGTGGGGTTTAGTGCTTCTAAGGTGTTACAAACTGGTACAGACCAAAACCACAGAAACAAAGTAACAGCTTACATTGAAGCTGGGCTCACTGACAACCAGATTACAGTATGCGTAACTGCAGCAACAGGTGCGTGAAGGAAATGCCCTGGTAACTCACAGTTTTCAGGGCTGCCTGTACATAGCCTTTGACATGGTCCTGCTTCCCCCCACTTTCCCTATTTGGACAGACTACTATGGCAAACTTTTAAAGTGATGCGTACTTACTAATCTGCCTCTGCCTTTGTCTTTTCTCCCTGTGATCCTAGAAACAACCACAATAACTGGCAAAATTACAGTTTCTTATGCCCATATGGCTTACCTCGGTGACGCAGTGATCTCAGCACACAAAACTGACAATCCTTGCATGCTTTTCATTCCTCACTATATCCTGCTAGAGAAGAGGCTTTGCTACAAATTCATTCTTCCCCACGCAATGTCCTTTCAGTCTTTTGTCTACACTTTGGTAGCTTTTTAAGTTCACATACTGTTCACTTCCTAGTCATCAATCCACTTAATTCAGATTTTCCAGATATGTTACTGGATACCAGGATACAAGAGGGTGCACATCCACACCTTCATTCAGGATATGGGACACAGGTGGGCTGGAGAAGAGGCTAGGTCTTCCTCTGCAGACCTCACACTTTGCTGGGATTCCGGTTTTCTTCCAGAATATTCTTTCCATGGCGACTAGTCTGAAGGATGAAAACAAATGGGTGAGAACAAACGAAAGGTTGACTCCCTCAGACAAAACTTCTCTCTATGGGGGAAACAGTGTTGGGGTATAGATATGTGCCAAAGCCAATGTCTctgaagggaattttttttttttagcacgtCATGCTCTAGCCACCTTCCCATGTGCCACCTTGCTTGGGGTGGGAATGATCCTGAGCTCGTGACTCCATGCTGCCAGCTTTTCCAGCAACAATAATGGCAGCAGAAGTAGTCATTGTATCTTTATAGCTTTGCAAAGTTTGAGACTGAGAATCTGCATCAGGTGTGGGCCTTCGCACTGTGTGGGCATACCATTCCGGAGCGTAGGAGGCAGATAAGTCATTGCTAGAAGTGCTTGTGTGTGTGGCAGCACAAATGGTGGTGGAATAGATActctgcggggggagggggctacTCCTGCTGAAGTGCAGTATGGGCATgagctgcctgtcccagtggtccagGATACAAACTGCATGAAAGTGAGTCAGTCCTCCACACTGAGACCAAGTACTACTGAGTGCTTTGCTGAATGTCTAACGAAGATACAGCAGTTTAAGCTTTAAGCTGTTCTTTGCACTTCTCTCAATATGAGAGCATCTTTCTTAAATAAGTTCAGCCCCAGATACAATGCATTTCAAAAAAGGCTTATTAGACCCTTATACaatagcattattattatttccctcTACTTTAAATGCCTCCTGACACATCCTACGGTCACGTTTGCCTTTCTCATCACCACGTTACATTCATGATTCACAGTCATTCTGTGACCAACTGGTGCACACACGTTCTTCTCCTTCTCAGTTATTTGCAGCTAAGAAACGTCCAGATTTCAGCAGAGGCCTGTGTTGTTAGTTAGATATTAACTAACAATATTTTGAATTTCTCCCCATTTCTTTTACTCCAGTCCTCAAAGTCATCTGgttatttcagtttgaaatgtAATGTTATTAGCATATTAATCAGGGTTTGATTCTCCTCTTCAGTTAAGTTACTGACATAAGCACTCGACTCTCAATTTTTAGTGCATTTTATAATGAAGTTCAACCACCTACCATCCTCATTCTTCAGAATGTGAGGCTGGCTTCTCAAAGTCAGCTATGTGGAATGTGTGATTATCATTTCTTTGACAGAAACTGGCTCTTTCACATCGATGAGTAAGGGCAATATAACCTGGGCCTAAATGAGTagtggaaggagaagaaaacaacagagagAGATGACATTTTGTCATGTGGATTTTCTAAATGTGTACAAGCTGTTTTCTTTGGCAATTCATGCCTATATTATATGTTTCTTAGTTTATACCACATCTGCTAGAACATACTCTGCTGAATTTCTTGACACAGACAAAATAAGAGGACCATGAGCTTAAAGAATACTTAAAGCTCTGCAGCATATGCACTGGCAGATAGCTTATTCATAAACTAAAGGTTTGGCAATACCATAAATGCATTCTACCAATGAAGCAGAGACAGTGTACAGCTCCTGCTGTATCTTTTGAGGAGTCTTCTATATTCAGCAAAGCATGCAAGAGAAAAGTGTTCATGTGTGAACCAAGATCCCAATTTTAAACTCTAATCTCACCAATCATCTTCACTTCTATCTTGTAAAGGAAAGTATGAACAACTTGACAGCAGCCTGCATGACAAAAAATGGTGTTTGTGAATAGTCAAGCCAGATCTAGTGCTCACGATACAGACATACTGATTAAATGATAGTATACTGATTATTTATATAAACATCTGCAGAATATTCAGATTGATAACAATAGCACAGATTTTATGTCTAGCAGTGACCCCTGCTGTTTAAGGTAGTTATAGCAATGATAAAAATTCCTGGCAGGTAAATCAACTACTTCGGAATCAGCAGCTTTTCTGTGTCCACACATAATAGAGACTCTTCTTCAGAGGTCAAGGAAgaaaatttatttgtatttttaacatttaatcaCCGGGGTCTTACACAGGGTCTATCACAGCTTAGTCTTGCAAACACTCAAACAACAATATGCCTCATATGGGGCAGAAATCAGTTAGAAGGCATATTCCAGAGCAGTGCTACTGTAACGGCAGACTTTTCAGTCACTGCATCCTCTCAGCTCAGGTTTTAAGGATATTTTAGCGTCAGAGGGGAAGCACTGTAGAAATGCATTTTTACTCTAGGAATCgatatggagatttttttttcttttaactgaaatGTATTTCTGGTACAGTTTAAGTTAACAATATTCCCATTTACCTTTATAATAAACAAAGATCTCACGTGGAACATTCCTTTTTGTTACAGGGATAACACTACAAATAGTACTCTATGGTCTATACAGAATACCTGAACTATATGGGCGTCTTGGGAACAAACCGAAGGGAAAGGACAGCGTTACCCTCCCTACCTTgcctttattttgtttctttggtaAACTCAGAGGCTGATTCTGACCAGGTTTTGGTTACTCCTGCGCCGGCCCAATAAGCCGGGAGAAAAGTGATTTTACtttctaatattttccatttactcGTTTGTAGTATTCGCCCCACGCTTCCGTGCGGACACTCACAATGACAATCCCACAGGCACGTCCGAGCGGCTGGCCCGCTCCCGCCGTCCCGCGGCTCACGACGACGacggccgcggcgcgggcagccccgtccctccccgccccgcccggtCCAGCCAGGAGGCCGTTACCGCCCCCTCAGCGACGCCGCGGGGAGGTGTCAGGGCCGCGCGCCCCCGAGGGTCCCGCAGCCAATGGGAGGCGGCGCGCGCTCGGCCAATCGCCGGGCGCAGCGGGCTGAGGAAAGCGAggggcggcgcgcgccgccgccgccgctgccgttggggtcggggccggggccggggccggggcggtgcggcTGCTGCCGGTGCCATGCACTCGCTCGGGGAGGAGATCCGAAGCTTCTCCAGGGCGAACCTGCGGAAGCAGTGCACCAGGGTGACGACGCTGACAGGGAAGAGGATCATCGAGACGTGGCGCGGTGCCTGCGTGCAGGTGGTGGAGGAGACGGGGCCCGGCGATGGCGGCGGCTGCGGCTACGTGCCGGACCTCAGCTCCGACCTGCAGGTCGGCGTCGTCcggccctggctgctgctgggtgaGTGGGGCGCGGGGCCGCTGGCGAGGCCCGCAGCAAGATCTGTGCCTCGCCTCTGGCTGTGCAGTTACCGTTAATCGTCGACAGTAAATATTCACTCGTTATAATCAATGGGCTCCAGGGAAAAGGGTCTCGAAACTTTCAGAACTATTACTGGCTGTTGTGGACTTCCTGACAGCGTGATAGTACATGATGCGAAGCGATAATTCATGTGATAACAAGCTCGATCTCTTTCCAGGGTCACAGGATGCTGCTCATGATCTGGAGACAATGAAGAAGTATAAGGTAACACTATGTGGTGATAAAAACGTATCTCACATAGTGCTTGTtcgtgtatttttttttaattggaaaagtcttaaaaatatatattctcagGTTACTTTAAGGACAATAATAATACTACATTTATACTTTAAAAAGGCTGCTACCAATACAGCTTGCAGCAGCTCCATTCACAGATGGATTGATGCATGTGAGTTTCACAAGAAGCTGAAATACTTTGCTGCAAGACTCATAATTGCTTAGCGCTATTTATAGAGTAGATTCTGGCATTGCCATATGTGTTCTTCTTAAGTTTCAGATGTTAAGCAGAATCAAACCTACTTGCTTTTATGGGAAatgttaaaaggagaaaaacaaagcaataactCTAACTCTGTCCTGAACATCCATCTTTTTACTCTTCTCTGTTAGGGTAATGAGGTGATATGGCCTTCAGACCATTGTGCTTCTGCAGGACAGGGCGTGCACTGACCTGGCATCCGTTGCCATCTAAAAGTCACTTCGatgtaaattaaaataatccATGACTTCACCATACCTTGAACAGAGCAAAGATGGCAAGAAGCCAGATTTGCTCTTTTCTGCCAAGTACCAGTATAGTTTACTCTGAAATTCTGGTGCTCCAATAAACGTTACTGGTAAGTCAGGAAAAGGAACATTATTGTGATGGGTTAGGGCAGGGTTTAAAATTGGGGGATTATGGGGTGATCTATACTATCATTCCCAttggtttctcttttattttccatgTGTACACTGACAgctctcttttctgtttaaaatcctTACTTCAGTCTGCATGTTTGGGTGAGTACAGATCATTTCATTTCCTCTCATTTGTGATGAGAGGGGGAAATAAAAGAACTCTTCAATCACATGATTTGTAGCAGGAGTTTAAAGCTCATTGACCAGGTTGTCTGACTAGGTTGGTGCCAGTGAGTATCCTCAGACAGCAGATCTCTGTGTCACACTTAATTTTGGGGCATTAGCATTCATCCCTGAATGCTGTGGTATTTATGTTCACTTTAAATTTCTTGGCACTTCTCTGCAATACTTTAGCTCTCTGTCAAAATCAGTGTTGCTAATCAGTTTCTCACTATATCTGACAAATTAATActtattattctttttctgttgggTAGTGTGTCTTTGTACTGTAAAATGGAAGTTGTGTTCCATCCAGAGTTGTTTAAACTGCAGTGATGAATTAAATGATTCCTACTTGTAAACTGAAATGGATTTTGAGTACCTGCCTGGTGATCAGACATTAAATAAATTACAGGTATGACTCAAAGTAGCTTCAGCAGATGTGAAGTTACCTACTTGAAATACCTTCATTGCCCTAATGATAATTGCCAGTTTGTTttagtaaaaaagaagaaaagaagaaaaatgaaatacagtacaATATATTTTAACACTCAGCAAAACTTTGCTTGGAAGAAAACACACCGTAGACACAATACGTATATAAAACTGAATGGTGCGAGTTGTGCGAGTTACAATCTAGGTATGTCTAATGAATAATCTACCTTTGTAACTGCTCATTTGCTTGCAGtcttcagaattctttttttttttttttttttggacttagGTTACTCATGTTCTAAATGTAGCATACGGAGTTCAAAATGCCTTCCTCAATGACTTTATATACAAGAGCATTTCTATTCTGGATCTCCCAGAAACTGATATCACCTCCTACTTCCCAGAATGTTTTGACTTTATTGAGAAAGCCAAGATCCAGGTACAGTATATGAATAATTAATGCTACTAGTTATTCTGCTTAGACTATTCATTACCCTAtttaaaatctaaaacaaaaaagaaagtatggTACCAGATTAGTACcttttgtcattgcttttttcattttaagtagaGAATTCAAGCGATTTCTAAGCATTCCTAGAAACATGACCCTGCTGTTAATCCCCATTTCCTATCAGTATTACTTTTTTAAGAATGACTGACTTGCATATTATAGAGACATGTTTCAACAAAGCTGGAGCGGTTTGTGCCTTTAGATAAAGAAATCCCATCTAAGTTTAAGTTACCATATCTGacagtgggaaaaggaaaaactttttgctttttaaacatccATCAGAGAGGTTATTTTGAATTAGAAGAAAACATAACAGGAAGATGAATAAGGCCTATACATATCTGTGCAGTTTGTCAGCTGCTGTCCACCATCCTTGTGCTTTTCCTTGACCATCCACTGAAGATGCAAAACATTCAACTATGAAACCACATACAGTTATGTACAAAGACTATCAGAGAACTCTTTGTAGTCTTGGAGCCAACCAGTGATTTTAACTGATAATAAAGTCCTGAAAAAGATGTGACATAGGAAATGGGATGAAGGGACTGCTTTTGGGGTTGATTGGCAGCCCTGTATATGACCAAGATCACCTCTGACTCCTATTTGTAAAATTCAGACTTACTGTATTTTCATAACAACCTTTGCTTTGGTGTAAACCCTATGACTTGACACACAAACCTTATTGGGCATTATTCCACCATATCCACCATATTCATTATTTACATAGTTTGGGATAAAAGAAGATAATCTTGTCCCAGCTTTCTTTGTGTCACACagtgttctttccttctctcatgTATCATTTACAAGCTATGTGATACACATCCTCGCTGAATGACCTTTTTAAGGTTTCTAGTTACAGTTTCCACTTCATTTCTAAGTGAGACTTGCCATTCATAACTGCAACAGTGTTGCTGCTCTGCCTCTGGTGTTTGTGTTCCAGTTACTATTTCGTAAGCAAAGAAGTTCTCCTGACAACTTTTACAGAAATATTAGTGGCTTTGCAATGGAACAGTTGGACAAAAGATCAGATAATTGATAGAACAGATGTTCTCAAGGAGCAGTTCATGAAGCATGTGATACTAGTGTGTGGAAAGTGGGATGGCTGGATGGTTCTGAATCCTATTTGCTTTGTCAAGACAGAGTTTAAAAAAGCTTACAATAAGTTGTATAATGAAGTTGTAGTGCATTTTTATGTAAGTAGTTACAAAGAGAGAGTTTCATTTCCTAAggtggggagagaaggagg
It includes:
- the DUSP19 gene encoding dual specificity protein phosphatase 19, which gives rise to MHSLGEEIRSFSRANLRKQCTRVTTLTGKRIIETWRGACVQVVEETGPGDGGGCGYVPDLSSDLQVGVVRPWLLLGSQDAAHDLETMKKYKVTHVLNVAYGVQNAFLNDFIYKSISILDLPETDITSYFPECFDFIEKAKIQDGVVLVHCNAGVSRAAAIVIGFLMNSEGLSFARAFSLVKNARPAACPNPGFMEQLHKYQEHNKKANGSINDHN